One genomic window of Branchiostoma floridae strain S238N-H82 chromosome 4, Bfl_VNyyK, whole genome shotgun sequence includes the following:
- the LOC118413659 gene encoding uncharacterized protein LOC118413659 — protein MGDEQPLLSTSVDCDQEHDPSGHNKDGDVKHPPSESSGPLVELEQGNGTQHSNNRTEQSHTDQPDQRTNGQVSQVNDTKANGADDMPAPGGYMVTRSQEKEAAARQQAFEQTKLLQVEFFLYAPEIDDYSACEAVLCVSDNGQSKNYPLWAIDEKILWTTKSPVYLPVDKETRYKYSVLYKAKTSFFQRIFNVRKDMEACWVHEVAASVHDTQSIHRDIFKDPNVFYKDEEFYGKLFFTEDIFNAVTFGNLKEKLLEWEYLQFPNTSLTTKEERKEILGRITKLSWRATKVQKAFLCVVLGKMSQQSGFHLKKLEVATAKSLLQGLSGLTVEDLPSTCIGGLKIMVPQLLSAADTVEPWLWLLGNCSKLFETGYLIQQATSQELKEWSKKHTPAQYMEHSNVPIYNLIHTHPGGSHRDRLLVAIQREAPDIDTKIAIFDTVAGDWQAENLQEVLEPMKLNCTASVENAIRSLKGPKQVEELYQLWRKVERMGLPVEDMIASAVTQLAAKSSFPQDQITKLQMLMTDRKLFSSKKALDLFKVIAASKDPVFQSMFLALAHDEKMSQVVDKEDAKELSVMWLQTSIDAHCTTSRMSYQPSVVASLNIQRAYDDLLKVMGTVLVGHDQTIERALGEVVKGFIRKFGWKVMLKKCEDMKNMSEQAQGLYKEHLEEMIKQEGSAQLSEDLLEIAYSICDMKHAKAPGGLDIKYK, from the exons GAACATGATCCTTCTGGGCACAACAAGGATGGTGATGTTAAGCACCCACCATCAGAGAGTTCAGGCCCCTTGGTAGAGCTTGAGCAAGGGAATGGCACACAGCACAGTAACAACAGGACAGAACAGAGCCACACAGACCAGCCT GACCAGAGGACAAATGGACAAGTGTCCCAAGTGAATGACACAAAGGCAAATGGAGCTGACGATATGCCTGCTCCTGGCGGGTACATGGTCACAAGAAGTCAGGAGAAGGAGGCTGCAGCAAGACAACAGGCATTTGAGCAGACAAAG CTTCTCCAAGTAGAGTTTTTCCTGTATGCTCCGGAAATTGATGACTACTCAGCATGTGAGGCTGTCCTGTGTGTCAGTGACAATGGACAGAGTAAGAACTATCCATTATGGGCAATTGATGAGAAGATTTTGTGGACAACAAAATCTCCTGTGTACTTACCAGTTGACAAGGAGACACGCTACAAGTATAGTGTACTGTACAAAGCCAAGACATCATTCTTCCAGAGAATCTTTAATGTGCGCAAAGACATGGAGGCTTGCTGGGTACATGAAGTGGCAGCCTCAGTTCATGACACACAGAGCATACACAGGGACATCTTCAAGGACCCAAATGTATTCTACAAGGATGAAGAGTTCTACGGGAAGTTGTTCTTCACAGAAGATATTTTCAATGCTGTAACATTTGGAAACCTAAAGGAGAAGCTACTGGAATGGGAATATCTACAATTCCCAAATACAAGCTTGACAACAAaggaggaaagaaaagaaattctcGGAAGAATTACAAAGTTATCATGGAGAGCAACAAAAGTACAGAAAGCTTTCCTTTGTGTTGTGCTAGGGAAAATGTCCCAACAGAGTGGGTTCCACTTGAAGAAGCTTGAAGTCGCCACTGCTAAGTCACTCCTTCAGGGTCTGTCAGGTTTAACAGTAGAAGACCTTCCATCCACCTGCATAGGTGGCTTGAAGATCATGGTACCACAACTGTTGTCAGCAGCAGATACAGTTGAGCCTTGGCTCTGGCTTCTTGGCAACTGCAGCAAACTTTTTGAAACTGGCTACCTTATACAGCAGGCAACATCACAAGAGTTGAAAGAGTGGTCAAAGAAGCATACTCCTGCACAGTACATGGAGCACTCAAATGTTCCCATATACAATCTGATCCACACTCATCCAGGAGGCTCACATAGAGATCGACTTCTTGTGGCCATACAGAGGGAGGCTCCTGACATTGATACAAAGATTGCTATCTTTGATACAGTTGCTGGAGATTGGCAGGCTGAAAACTTGCAAGAAGTTCTGGAACCCATGAAGCTCAACTGTACAGCAAGTGTTGAGAATGCTATCAGATCACTGAAGGGGCCCAAGCAGGTAGAGGAGCTGTATCAGCTGTGGAGGAAAGTTGAGAGAATGGGCCTACCCGTGGAAGACATGATAGCATCAGCAGTGACTCAGCTGGCTGCCAAATCCTCATTTCCACAAGATCAGATCACCAAACTACAGATGCTGATGACAGACAGAAAGCTCTTCTCCAGTAAGAAGGCACTGGACCTTTTCAAAGTCATAGCAGCATCAAAAGATCCAGTATTTCAGTCCATGTTCCTCGCACTAGCTcatgatgaaaaaatgagccaaGTAGTTGACAAAGAAGATGCAAAGGAATTGTCTGTGATGTGGCTACAGACTTCCATAGACGCACACTGTACCACAAGCCGGATGTCCTACCAACCCTCTGTGGTAGCAAGTCTAAACATACAAAGAGCCTATGATGATCTGCTTAAGGTAATGGGAACTGTTCTTGTAGGTCATGACCAAACAATTGAAAGAGCCCTTGGAGAAGTAGTAAAAGGCTTCATCAGAAAGTTTGGGTGGAAGGTAATGCTGAAGAAGTGTGAAGATATGAAGAATATGTCAGAACAAGCCCAGGGCCTGTATAAAGAACACCTGGAAGAGATGATCAAGCAAGAGGGTAGTGCCCAGCTGTCTGAGGATCTGCTGGAGATAGCCTACAGTATTTGTGATATGAAGCATGCCAAGGCACCAGGAGGACTGGATATCAAGTACAAGTAA